In Epinephelus moara isolate mb chromosome 9, YSFRI_EMoa_1.0, whole genome shotgun sequence, a genomic segment contains:
- the sptan1 gene encoding spectrin alpha chain, non-erythrocytic 1 isoform X3, whose product MDTTGVKVLETAEDIQERRQQVLDRYRRFKELSMMRRTKLEDSYRFQFFRRDADELEKWIQEKLQIASDENYKDPSNLQGKLQKHQAFEAEVQANAGAIIKLDETGNLMISEGHFSSETIRTRLEELHRLWDLLLQKTKEKGMRLLQAQKLVQYLRECEDALDWISDKEAIATSEELGQDLEHVELLQKKFEEFQTDLAAHEERVNEVNQLAAKLIQEAHPEAELIVRKQDEVNAAWQRLKGLAQQRQGKLFGAAEVQRFNRDVDETISWIKEKEQLMASDDFGRDLASVQALLRKHEGLERDLAALEDKVNTLGGDAERLQQTHPQNASQIHLKKDELITNWEQIRTLAAERHSRLNDSYRLQRFTADFRDLTSWVTEMKALINADELANDVAGAEALLDRHQEHKGEIDAHEDSFRATDEAGQALLNTGHYASEEVKEKLGILAEEKESLLELWEVRRQQYEQCMDLQLFYRDTEQVDNWMSKQEAFLLNEDLGDSLDSVEALLKKHEDFEKSLSAQEEKITALDEFATKLIQNNHYAKEDVATRRDALLNRRNALHERAQSRRAALEDSFHLQQFFRDSDELKSWINEKMKTATDEAYKDPSNLQGKVQKHQAFEAELSANQSRIDALQKSGQELLDGKHYASTEVAGRMEEVSSQWKKLLEATELKGIKLREANQQQQFNRNVEDIELWLYEVEGHLASDDYGKDLTSVQNLQKKHALLEADVAAHQDRIDGITIQARQFQDAGHFDADNIRKKQEALVVRYDALREPMAARKQKLSDSLRLQQLFRDVEDEETWIREKEPIAASTNRGKDLIGVQNLLKKHQALQAEITGHEPRIKAVTQKGEAMVEEGHFAGEDVKVKLTELHGRWDTLKAKASQRRQDLEDSLQAQQYFADANEAESWMREKEPIVGSTDYGKDEDSAEALLKKHEALMSDLSAYGSSIQGLKEQAQSCRQQVAPTDDETGKELVLALYDYQEKSPREVTMKKGDILTLLNSTNKDWWKVEVNDRQGFVPAAYVKKLDPTQSSSRENLLDEHGSIALRQDQIENQYGTLLELGEKRKDMLEKSCKKFMLFREANELQQWINEKESALTNEEVGSDLEQVEVLQKKFDDFQKDLKANESRLRDINKVASELESEGLMAEEAPMVQAQQQELSGAAPGKDEADSKTASPWKNIRLAVQTTANFNTIKELNNRWRSLQQLAEERSNMLGSAHEVQRFHRDADETKEWIEEKNQALNTDNYGHDLASVQALQRKHEGFERDLAALGDKVNSLGETAERLIQSHPEAVDDIQEKCTELNTAWSSLVGRADQRKDKLGNSHDLQRFLSDFRDLMSWINGIRGLVSSEELAKDVTGAEALLERHQEHRTEIDARAGTFQAFEQFGQQLLVRGHYASPEIQQKLEALDRERADLEKAWVQRRMMLDQCLELQLFNRDCEQAENWMAAREAFLASDDKGDSLDSVEALIKKHEDFDKAINVQEEKIAALQSFADQLIGADHYAKPEIFNRRNEVLDRWRRLKAQMIEKRSKLGESQTLQQFSRDVDEIEAWISEKLQTATDESYKDPTNIQLSKLLSKHQKHQAFEAELHANADRIRGVIDTGNALIQRGACAGSEDAVKARLNALDEQWQFLVNKSAEKSQKLKEANKQQNFNTGIKDFDFWLSEVEALLASEDYGKDLASVNNLLKKHQLLEADISAHEDRLKDLNGQADSLMASNAFDTSQVKEKRDAVNGRFAKIKSMATGRRAKLNESHRLHQFFRDLDDEESWIKEKKLLVSSEDYGRDLTGVQNLRKKHKRLEAELGAHEPAIQSVLDTGKKLSDDNTIGQEEIQQRLAQFVDHWKELKDLSGARGQRLEESLEYQQFVANVEEEEAWINEKLNLVGSEDYGDTLAAVQGLLKKHEAFETDFTVHRDRVNDVCTNGEELIKKNNHHVDNISAKMSALRGKVSELERAAAQRKAKLDENSAFLQFNWKADVVESWIGEKENSLKTDDYGRDLSSVQTLLTKQETFDAGLQAFQQEGITNITALKDQLVAAKHVQSKAIEARHAALIKRWNQLLSNSAARKKKLLEAQEHFRKVEDLFLTFAKKASAFNSWFENAEEDLTDPVRCNSLEEIRALREAHEAFRSSLSSAQADFNQLAELDQQIKSYQVVSNPYTWFTMEALEETWRNLQKIIKERELELQKEQRRQEENDKLRQEFAQHANAFHQWLQETRSCMVEESGTLESQLEATKRKHQEIRAMRSQLKKIEDLGAAMEEALILDNKYTEHSTVGLAQQWDQLDQLGMRMQHNLEQQIQARNTTGVTEEALKEFSMMFKHFDKEKSGRLNHQEFKSCLRSLGYDLPMVEEGEPDPEFEAILDTVDPNRDGNVSLQEYMAFMISRETENVKSSEEIESAFRALSTENKPYVTKEELYQNLTKEQADYCLSHMKPYLDSKGRELPSAFDFVEFTRSLFVN is encoded by the exons ATGGACACCACAGGGGTCAAAGTGCTGGAGACAGCCGAAGACATCCAGGAGCGCCGACAGCAGGTGCTGGACCGCTATCGGCGTTTCAAGGAGCTGTCGATGATGCGTCGGACAAAGCTGGAGGACTCTTACCGCTTTCAGTTCTTCCGCCGTGACGCGGATGAGTTGGAGAAGTGGATCCAAGAGAAGCTGCAGATCGCCTCTGATGAGAACTACAAAGACCCCTCCAACCTGCAG GGTAAACTGCAAAAACATCAGGCCTTTGAAGCCGAAGTTCAGGCCAATGCTGGAGCCATTATCAAACTGGATGAGACTGGAAACCTTATGATCAGCGAGGGCCACTTCTCCTCTGAGACAATTCGA ACTCGTCTTGAGGAGCTGCATCGCTTATGGGACCTTCTGCTGCAGAAGACCAAGGAGAAGGGCATGCGTCTCCTGCAGGCCCAGAAACTGGTCCAGTACCTGCGTGAGTGTGAAGATGCCCTGGACTGGATCAGTGACAAG GAGGCCATAGCCACCTCCGAGGAGCTGGGCCAGGACCTGGAGCATGTGGAGCTTCTGCAGAAGAAGTTTGAGGAGTTCCAGACCGATCTGGCTGCCCACGAGGAACGTGTGAACGAGGTGAACCAGCTGGCAGCCAAGCTGATACAGGAAGCCCATCCAGAGGCTGAGCTCATAGTTCGCAAGCAGGACGAGGTGAACGCAGCCTGGCAGCGCCTGAAGGGTCTGGCCCAGCAGAGGCAGGGCAAGCTGTTTGGGGCAGCTGAGGTGCAGCGCTTCAACAG GGATGTGGATGAGACCATCAGTTGGATCAAGGAGAAAGAGCAGCTGATGGCCTCTGATGACTTTGGTCGGGACCTGGCCAGTGTGCAGGCTCTGCTTCGCAAACACGAGGGTCTGGAGAGAGATCTGGCTGCCCTGGAAGATAAG GTCAACACTCTTGGTGGTGATGCAGAGCGTCTGCAGCAGACTCATCCGCAAAATGCCTCCCAAATCCATCTGAAGAAGGACGAACTAATCACAAACTGGGAACAGATTCGCACTCTGGCCGCTGAGCGCCACTCACGACTCAACGACTCCTACCG GCTGCAGCGTTTCACTGCTGACTTCAGGGATCTGACCAGCTGGGTGACAGAGATGAAAGCTTTGATCAATGCTGACGAACTGGCCAATGATGTGGCTGGAGCTGAGGCTCTGCTAGACCGCCACCAGGAGCATAAG GGAGAGATTGATGCTCACGAAGACAGTTTTAGAGCCACTGATGAAGCCGGACAGGCCTTGCTCAATACAGGACACTACGCATCTGAGGAGGTCAAAGAAAAG CTGGGCATCCTTGCTGAAGAGAAGGAGTCTCTGCTGGAGTTGTGGGAGGTTCGTAGGCAGCAGTATGAGCAATGTATGGACCTGCAACTCTTCTACAGGGACACTGAGCAAGTTGACAACTGGATGAGCAAGCAAGAG GCTTTCCTCTTGAATGAAGACCTTGGTGACTCCCTGGACAGTGTAGAGGCACTGCTGAAGAAACACGAGGACTTTGAGAAGTCACTTAGTGCCCAGGAAGAGAAGATcact GCCCTGGATGAGTTTGCCACCAAACTAATCCAGAACAACCATTATGCCAAAGAGGATGTGGCTACTCGCAGAGATGCT CTCCTCAACCGTCGTAATGCCCTGCATGAGCGTGCTCAGTCTCGTCGTGCTGCTTTGGAGGACTCTTTCCACCTGCAGCAGTTCTTCAGGGACTCCGATGAGCTCAAGAGCTGGATCAATGAGAAGATGAAGACTGCCACAGACGAAGCTTACAAG GACCCCTCCAACCTGCAGGGCAAGGTGCAGAAACACCAGGCTTTTGAAGCTGAgctgtcagccaatcagagccgcATTGATGCCCTGCAGAAGTCTGGCCAGGAGCTGCTGGATGGAAAGCATTACGCCTCCACTGAGGTGGCTGGCCGCATGGAGGAGGTCAGCTCCCAGTGGAAGAAACTGCTGGAGGCTACCGAGCTCAAAG GCATCAAGCTCCGTGAGGCCAACCAGCAACAGCAGTTCAACAGGAACGTAGAGGACATTGAGCTGTGGCTGTATGAAGTTGAGGGCCACCTAGCTTCAGACGACTATGGAAAAGACCTGACCAGTGTCCAGAACCTGCAAAAGAAACATGCACTGTTGGAGGCTGATGTGGCCGCTCACCAG gaTCGCATTGATGGCATAACAATCCAGGCTCGCCAGTTCCAAGATGCTGGACACTTTGATGCTGACAACATTCGCAAGAAACAAGAGGCTTTAGTGGTGCGTTATGACGCTTTGCGCGAGCCTATGGCTGCACGCAAGCAGAAACTGTCTGACTCTCTGAGGCTCCAGCAGCTGTTCAGAGATGTGGAGGACGAGGAGACTTGGATCCGTGAGAAAGAGCCCATTGCTGCCTCTACTAACAGAG GCAAAGACCTGATTGGTGTCCAGAACTTGCTGAAGAAGCACCAGGCCCTGCAGGCTGAGATCACCGGACATGAGCCTCGCATTAAGGCGGTCACCCAGAAAGGAGAGGCCATGGTGGAGGAAG gacactttgctggagaagatGTGAAAGTGAAGCTGACAGAACTACATGGACGCTGGGACACTCTGAAGGCCAAGGCCTCCCAGAGGAGACAGGATCTGGAGGACTCTCTGCAGGCCCAGCAGTACTTTGCTGATGCCAACGAAGCAGAGTCTTGGATGAGGGAGAAGGAGCCCATCGTGGGGAGCACAGACTACGGCAAAGATGAGGATTCTGCTGAG GCTCTGCTGAAGAAGCATGAGGCCCTGATGTCTGACCTGAGCGCCTATGGCAGCAGCATTCAAGGCCTGAAGGAACAGGCCCAGTCCTGCAGG CAACAAGTGGCACCAACTGATGATGAGACCGGGAAGGAACTGGTCCTGGCCTTGTACGACTACCAGGAGAAGAGTCCCCGTGAAGTTACCATGAAGAAGGGGGACATCCTCACCCTGCTCAACAGCACCAACAAG GATTGGTGGAAGGTGGAGGTGAACGATCGCCAGGGCTTTGTTCCTGCTGCATATGTGAAGAAGCTGGACCCTACCCAGTCCTCCTCTAGGGAAAACCTGCTGGATGAACACGGCAGCATTGCACTGCGCCAAGACCAGATTGAGAATCA GTACGGTACTCTGTTGGAGCTGGGAGAGAAACGCAAGGACATGCTGGAGAAGAGCTGCAAGAAATTTATGTTGTTCCGTGAGGCCAACGAGCTGCAGCAGTGGATCAATGAGAAAGAGAGCGCCCTCACTAATGAGGAGGTTGGCTCTGACCTGGAGCAGGTCGAGGTCCTGCAGAAGAAGTTTGACGACTTCCAGAAG GACCTAAAAGCCAATGAGTCTCGCCTGAGGGACATCAACAAAGTGGCTTCTGAGCTGGAGTCTGAAGGCCTGATGGCTGAGGAGGCCCCCATGGTTCAGGCTCAG CAGCAAGAGCTGTCTGGTGCTGCTCCTGGCAAG GATGAAGCTGATTCTAAGACTGCCTCTCCATGGAAG AATATACGCTTGGCTGTTCAAACAACGGCTAACTTTAATACTATCAAG GAGCTGAATAATCGCTGGCGGTCCCTGCAGCAGCTGGCTGAAGAAAGAAGCAACATGCTGGGCAGTGCCCACGAGGTGCAGCGATTCCACAG GGATGCCGATGAAACCAAGGAGTGGATCGAAGAGAAGAATCAGGCCCTCAACACTGACAATTATGGTCATGACTTGGCCAGTGTCCAGGCTCTGCAGCGCAAACATGAAGGCTTCGAGAGAGACCTGGCAGCTCTGGGCGATAAG GTGAACTCTCTTGGGGAGACAGCGGAGCGTCTGATCCAGTCCCACCCTGAGGCAGTGGATGACATCCAGGAGaagtgcactgagctgaacacTGCCTGGAGCAGTCTTGTGGGACGTGCTGACCAGCGCAAAGACAAGCTTGGCAACTCCCACGACCTGCAGCGCTTCCTCTCTGACTTTAG AGATCTGATGTCCTGGATTAATGGCATACGAGGGCTTGTCTCTTCGGAGGAGCTGGCCAAAGACGTGACCGGAGCCGAGGCCCTTCTGGAAAGACACCAG GAACACCGCACAGAGATTGATGCTCGTGCCGGTACCTTCCAAGCCTTTGAACAGTTTGGTCAGCAGCTGCTGGTGCGAGGCCACTATGCTAGTCCTGAGATTCAGCAGAAATTGGAGGCTCTGGACCGTGAGCGTGCTGACCTTGAGAAGGCCTGGGTGCAGCGTCGCATGATGTTGGATCAATGCCTCGAGCTCCAG CTCTTCAACAGGGACTGTGAGCAGGCTGAGAACTGGATGGCAGCTCGTGAAGCCTTCCTTGCTAGTGACGACAAGGGTGACTCCTTGGACAGTGTGGAGGCCCTCATCAAGAAACATGAAGACTTTGACAAGGCCATTAACGTGCAG GAGGAGAAGATTGCTGCTCTGCAGTCGTTTGCTGATCAGCTGATTGGAGCTGACCATTACGCCAAACCTGAGATCTTCAACCGCCGCAATGAAGTCCTCGACAG GTGGCGTCGCCTGAAGGCCCAGATGATCGAAAAGCGTTCCAAGCTGGGTGAATCCCAGACCTTGCAGCAGTTCAGCAGGGATGTGGATGAAATTGAGGCTTGGATCAGCGAGAAGCTGCAGACTGCAACTGATGAGTCCTACAAAGATCCCACCAACATCCAG ctgtCCAAGCTGCTG AGTAAGCATCAGAAACATCAGGCATTTGAGGCTGAGCTGCATGCCAACGCAGACCGAATCCGTGGAGTCATTGATACTGGCAACGCCCTGATCCAGAGAGGAGCCTGTGCTGGCAGTGAGGATGCCGTCAAG GCTCGCCTCAACGCTCTGGATGAACAGTGGCAATTCCTCGTCAACAAATCTGCAGAAAAGAGCCAGAAACTCAAAGAGGCCAACAAGCAACAGAATTTCAACACCGGCATCAAGGACTTTGACTTCTGGCTGTCTGAG GTGGAAGCTCTTCTTGCCTCTGAGGATTATGGCAAAGACCTGGCCTCAGTCAACAACCTGCTGAAGAAACACCAGCTGCTGGAGGCTGATATTTCCGCCCATGAG GATCGTCTGAAGGACCTGAATGGCCAGGCTGACAGCCTGATGGCCAGCAATGCCTTTGACACCTCCCAGGTGAAGGAAAAGCGCGATGCTGTCAATGGCCGCTTCGCCAAGATCAAGAGCATGGCTACTGGTCGCCGTGCTAAACTCAACGAGTCCCACCGCCTGCATCAGTTCTTCAGGGACCTGGATGATGAAGAGTCTTGGATCAA AGAAAAGAAGTTGCTTGTGAGTTCGGAGGACTACGGACGTGATTTGACAGGAGTACAGAATCTGAGGAAGAAACACAAGAGGCTGGAGGCTGAGCTGGGAGCCCATGAGCCGGCCATTCAG TCGGTGCTGGACACTGGGAAGAAGCTGTCTGATGATAACACCATCGGCCAGGAGGAGATCCAGCAGAGGCTTGCCCAGTTTGTCGACCACTGGAAGGAACTTAAAGACTTATCTGGAGCAAG AGGTCAGAGGCTGGAGGAGTCGCTGGAGTACCAGCAGTTTGTGGCGAATGTGGAAGAGGAAGAAGCTTGGATTAATGAGAAGTTGAATCTAGTGGGAAGCGAGGACTATGGAGATACACTGGCTGCTGTGCAG GGCTTGTTGAAAAAGCATGAAGCATTTGAGACTGACTTCACCGTACACAGGGACAGGGTCAATGATGTGTGCACCAATGGAGAGGAGCTCATCAAGAAG AACAACCACCATGTAGACAACATCAGTGCCAAGATGTCGGCTTTGCGAGGCAAAGTGTCTGAGCTGGAGAGGGCAGCAGCTCAGAGGAAGGCTAAGCTGGATGAAAACTCTGCCTTCCTGCAGTTCAATTGGAAGGCCGACGTGGTGGAGTCCTGGATCG GTGAGAAAGAGAACAGCTTGAAGACTGATGACTATGGCAGAGACCTGTCCTCTGTCCAGACTCTGCTCACCAAACAG gagACATTTGATGCTGGTCTCCAGGCCTTCCAGCAGGAAGGCATCACCAACATTACAGCTCTCAAGGACCAGCTGGTTGCCGCCAAGCATGTCCAATCAAAAGCCATCGAAGCCCGTCACGCTGCCTTGATTAAGCGCTGGAACCAACTGCTGTCCAACTCAGCCGCTCGCAAGAAGAAGCTTCTGGAGGCTCAAGAGCACTTCAGAAAG GTTGAGGACTTGTTCCTGACATTTGCCAAGAAGGCATCAGCCTTCAACAGCTGGTTTGAGAATGCAGAGGAGGATCTGACAGACCCAGTTAGATGCAACTCTCTGGAGGAGATCCGGGCGCTGCGTGAAGCCCATGAGGCCTTCCGCTCCTCACTGAGCTCTGCTCAGGCCGACTTCAACCAGCTGGCTGAGCTGGACCAGCAGATCAAGAGCTACCAGGTGGTGTCCAACCCCTACACCTGGTTCACCATGGAGGCCCTAGAAGAGACCTGGAGGAACCTGCAGAAGATCATCAAG GAGCGAGAGCTGGAGCTGCAGAAGGAGCAGAGGAGGCAGGAGGAAAACGACAAGTTGCGTCAGGAGTTTGCGCAGCACGCAAACGCTTTCCACCAGTGGCTGCAGGAGACCAG GTCATGTATGGTGGAAGAATCTGGTACCCTGGAGTCCCAGCTGGAGGCCACCAAG cGTAAGCACCAGGAGATCCGGGCCATGCGCAGCCAGCTGAAGAAGATTGAAGACCTGGGTGCAGCTATGGAGGAAGCGCTCATCTTGGACAACAAGTACACAGAGCACAGCACAGTGGGCCTGGCTCAGCAGTGGGACCAACTGGATCAACTGGGAATGAGGATGCAGCACAACCTGGAGCAACAGATACAGGCCAG GAACACCACTGGAGTGACAGAGGAGGCTCTGAAGGAGTTCAGCATGATGTTCAA GCACTTCGACAAGGAGAAGTCTGGTCGTCTGAACCACCAAGAGTTCAAGTCGTGTCTGCGCTCGCTAGGCTACGACCTGCCCATGGTGGAAGAGGGTGAACCTGATCCTGAGTTTGAGGCCATACTCGACACTGTGGATCCCAACAG GGATGGCAACGTGTCATTGCAGGAGTACATGGCATTCATGATCAGCCGCGAGACAGAGAATGTCAAGTCCAGTGAGGAGATAGAGAGCGCCTTCCGAGCTCTCAGCACCGAGAACAAACCCTACGTCACTAAAGAAGAGCTCTACCAG aaCCTGACCAAGGAGCAGGCGGACTACTGCCTCTCACACATGAAACCGTATCTCGACAGCAAGGGCCGCGAGCTGCCATCAGCTTTCGACTTTGTGGAGTTCACCCGCTCGCTCTTCGTCAACTGA